One Acetoanaerobium noterae genomic region harbors:
- a CDS encoding protein adenylyltransferase SelO, giving the protein MNITMNEKYNWNFKTSYELLPEVFYKKVSPNTVKSPEIVIFNEELANELGLDSSMLKSGYGKNILAGNLGPEDEGLLSLAYAGHQFGHFTMLGDGRALLIGESKNSKGELIDIQLKGSGRTPYSRGGDGRAALGPMLREHLISEAMNALKIPTTRSLAVLKTGEKVYRENSLEGAILVRTALSYIRVGTFEYAAAMGKGEHLKQLADFAIDRHFSKVKKEENPYLEFLREVIHSQAELIARWQAVGFIHGVMNTDNTAISGETIDYGPCAFMDIYDPKTVFSSIDTFGRYSYENQPKILRWNLARLAETLIPLIDDNQDKAVSQANELLAEYDEIYLGFYYSLMRDKLGIIKASSENNKLVDDLLELMKKNKMDYTNTFVDITFNNLNESESYESEEFRQWEIRWKDILDNQDGNIELAKLKMKQSNPGIIPRNSLVERALSEVINNNDYTFYKKLLKNLLSPYEHELIDKEFKKDPVMPLKPYKTYCGT; this is encoded by the coding sequence ATGAATATAACTATGAATGAAAAGTATAATTGGAATTTTAAAACTAGCTATGAGCTTCTTCCAGAAGTTTTTTATAAAAAAGTCTCTCCTAATACTGTAAAGAGTCCTGAAATTGTAATTTTTAATGAGGAGCTTGCAAATGAATTAGGTCTTGACTCATCAATGCTAAAAAGTGGATATGGGAAAAATATTTTGGCAGGAAATTTGGGACCAGAAGATGAAGGATTGCTTTCTTTAGCTTATGCGGGGCATCAGTTTGGGCATTTTACTATGTTAGGAGATGGAAGAGCTTTATTAATAGGTGAAAGTAAAAACTCAAAAGGAGAACTAATTGATATACAATTAAAAGGTAGTGGACGTACGCCTTACTCGAGAGGAGGAGACGGAAGGGCAGCACTAGGGCCAATGCTTAGGGAACATCTAATTAGCGAGGCTATGAATGCACTTAAAATACCTACGACTAGAAGTCTAGCAGTACTAAAAACAGGGGAAAAAGTTTATAGAGAGAATTCTCTTGAAGGTGCGATTCTCGTTAGAACAGCACTGAGTTATATAAGAGTAGGAACATTTGAATATGCAGCAGCTATGGGAAAGGGAGAGCATCTAAAACAATTAGCAGATTTTGCTATAGATAGACATTTTTCGAAGGTAAAAAAAGAGGAGAATCCTTACCTTGAATTTTTGAGAGAGGTGATACACTCTCAAGCGGAACTAATTGCCAGATGGCAGGCTGTGGGTTTTATCCACGGAGTTATGAATACGGATAATACTGCTATAAGCGGCGAAACGATTGATTATGGGCCGTGCGCATTTATGGATATCTACGATCCTAAGACTGTATTTAGCTCAATAGATACATTTGGCAGGTATTCTTATGAAAATCAGCCTAAAATTCTTAGATGGAACCTTGCTAGATTAGCAGAAACCCTAATTCCTCTAATTGATGACAATCAAGACAAGGCTGTATCACAAGCAAATGAACTGCTTGCAGAGTACGATGAGATATATCTTGGATTTTATTATAGTCTAATGAGAGATAAGTTAGGAATTATAAAGGCTAGCAGTGAAAACAACAAATTAGTAGATGATTTGTTAGAACTGATGAAGAAAAACAAAATGGATTATACCAATACCTTTGTTGATATTACCTTTAATAATTTAAATGAAAGTGAAAGCTATGAGAGTGAAGAATTTAGGCAGTGGGAAATCAGATGGAAAGATATATTAGATAATCAGGATGGAAATATAGAGTTAGCAAAGCTAAAAATGAAACAATCAAATCCTGGTATAATTCCAAGAAATAGTTTAGTAGAACGAGCACTCTCAGAAGTTATAAATAATAACGATTATACGTTTTATAAAAAGTTATTAAAGAATCTTTTATCGCCATATGAGCATGAATTAATTGATAAAGAGTTTAAAAAAGATCCAGTTATGCCGCTAAAACCATACAAAACCTATTGTGGCACTTAA